Proteins encoded within one genomic window of Arachis ipaensis cultivar K30076 chromosome B08, Araip1.1, whole genome shotgun sequence:
- the LOC107613185 gene encoding uncharacterized protein LOC107613185 isoform X2 produces the protein MATKLEYLSSIAEDVLKRCAQKLEIPVEGLVEEFESGWNPDEGDYCKKLVEFCSSKTLCQKMCQDSIQEKINDGSFSRLTYDMMLAWERPRYYDEDGTESVAKEHEERIARKATQEQEDIPLFYSDIMPLLVTNEASVGEDAFVWMGSQFPLVADVANGRFTFETLTAPTGLRLHHPAYDIFLKNMDKCIQHLQNQTKPNGVELADDEYILHVEGTASSQRVVRHVGTTSWPGRLTLTNYALYFEASGIINYEDAIKMDLSKDVEQSVKPAATGPWGAQLFDKAIIYESSDLSEEIVLEFPELTSSTRREHWLALIREIMFLHQFLSKYNINGPIQAWEIHARTILGIIRLHAAREMLRISPPVPTKFLIFSLYHELPKGDYVLEEFADSLKKVNSGHSCSASSILRIMNMYRSIPSDEIVEKPSQEVESSASALEDSPSLKTAIKQSREEENEVLIAKAMTEELKDDGVIDSVMVLTELLKPLKHVVPWVQGIFAWERPINTVAVLVLSLIITYMLKLIWQGCYKDLLKWRIIISSKRIIFSSHLFVVFFQVFSVE, from the exons ATGGCTACAAAGCTAGAGTATCTGTCTTCCATTGCAGAGGACGTTCTTAAGAGATGTGCACA GAAACTGGAAATTCCAGTAGAGGGATTGGTGGAAGAATTTGAATCAGGATGGAACCCAGATGAGGGAGACTACTGCAAAAAATTAGTGGAATTTTGCAGTAGCAAGACTCTATGTCAAAAAATGTGCCAGGATAGCATACAGGAAAAGATCAACGATGGCTCATTTAGCAGGTTGACCTATGATATGATGCTTGCTTGGGAGAGACCTAGATACTATGATGAAGACGGCACG GAATCTGTAGCAAAGGAGCACGAAGAAAGGATAGCTCGAAAAGCCACTCAAGAACAGGAAGATATCCCTCTTTTTTATTCAGACATCATGCCTCTACTT GTTACTAATGAGGCCAGTGTTGGAGAAGATGCATTTGTGTGGATGGGATCACAATTTCCTTTAGTAGCAGATGTTGCAAATGGAAGGTTTACTTTTGAAACTCTAACAGCACCAACAGGGCTCCGACTACACCATCCGGCATACGATATATTCTTAAAAAATATGGACAA GTGCATACAGCATTTGCAGAATCAGACAAAGCCAAATGGTGTGGAACTGGCCGATGACGAATACATATTACATGTCGAAGGAACAGCAAGCTCCCAGAGAGTCGTTCGCCACGTTGGGACGACAAGTTGGCCTG GTAGGCTAACTCTGACCAACTATGCTCTTTACTTCGAGGCCTCGGGAATAATAAATTACGAAGATGCTATAAAAATGGACCTCTCCAAGGATGTCGAGCAGAGTGTAAAACCAGCTGCCACAGGTCCCTGGGGAGCTCAACTTTTTGACAAGGCCATAATCTATGAATCATCTGATTT ATCAGAGGAGATTGTACTAGAGTTTCCAGAACTCACAAGTTCCACGAGGCGCGAACATTGGCTAGCACTGATAAGGGAAATAATGTTTCTCCACCAGTTTTTATCGAAGTACAATATCAATGGTCCAATCCAAGCATGGGAGATTCATGCAAGGACAATATTGGGAATCATAAGGCTTCATGCAGCCAGAGAAATGCTAAGAATATCACCACCTGTCCCAACGAAGTTCCTAATATTCTCCTTATACCACGAGCTGCCAAAGGGAGATTATGTTCTCGAAGAATTCGCGGATAGCCTCAAGAAGGTCAATAGCGGACACTCATGTAGCGCAAGCTCAATCCTTAGAATTATGAACATGTATAGGTCCATACCTTCTGATGAAATAGTAGAGAAGCCAAGTCAAGAAGTTGAAAGTAGCGCCAGTGCTTTAGAAGATAGTCCTTCCTTGAAGACAGCTATCAAACAATCAAGGGAGGAAGAAAATGAAGTTCTCATCGCGAAAGCTATGACTGAAGAATTAAAGGATGATGGTGTCATCGACAGCGTTATGGTTCTTACA gaACTATTAAAACCACTCAAACATGTAGTCCCATGGGTTCAAGGAATCTTCGCTTGGGAAAGGCCAATAAATACTGTTGCTGTTCTTGTTCTATCTCTCATAATCACTTATAT GCTGAAGCTCATCTGGCAAGGATGCTATAAAGACTTGCTTAAGTGGCGGATTATTATTTCCTCCAAGAGGATAATATTTAGCAGCCATCTTTTTGTAGTGTTTTTTCAAGTCTTTTCTGTTGAGTGA
- the LOC107613185 gene encoding uncharacterized protein LOC107613185 isoform X5 — translation MATKLEYLSSIAEDVLKRCAQKLEIPVEGLVEEFESGWNPDEGDYCKKLVEFCSSKTLCQKMCQDSIQEKINDGSFSRLTYDMMLAWERPRYYDEDGTESVAKEHEERIARKATQEQEDIPLFYSDIMPLLVTNEASVGEDAFVWMGSQFPLVADVANGRFTFETLTAPTGLRLHHPAYDIFLKNMDKCIQHLQNQTKPNGVELADDEYILHVEGTASSQRVVRHVGTTSWPGRLTLTNYALYFEASGIINYEDAIKMDLSKDVEQSVKPAATGPWGAQLFDKAIIYESSDLSEEIVLEFPELTSSTRREHWLALIREIMFLHQFLSKYNINGPIQAWEIHARTILGIIRLHAAREMLRISPPVPTKFLIFSLYHELPKGDYVLEEFADSLKKVNSGHSCSASSILRIMNMYRSIPSDEIVEKPSQEVESSASALEDSPSLKTAIKQSREEENEVLIAKAMTEELKDDGVIDSVMVLTELLKPLKHVVPWVQGIFAWERPINTVAVLVLSLIITYMCH, via the exons ATGGCTACAAAGCTAGAGTATCTGTCTTCCATTGCAGAGGACGTTCTTAAGAGATGTGCACA GAAACTGGAAATTCCAGTAGAGGGATTGGTGGAAGAATTTGAATCAGGATGGAACCCAGATGAGGGAGACTACTGCAAAAAATTAGTGGAATTTTGCAGTAGCAAGACTCTATGTCAAAAAATGTGCCAGGATAGCATACAGGAAAAGATCAACGATGGCTCATTTAGCAGGTTGACCTATGATATGATGCTTGCTTGGGAGAGACCTAGATACTATGATGAAGACGGCACG GAATCTGTAGCAAAGGAGCACGAAGAAAGGATAGCTCGAAAAGCCACTCAAGAACAGGAAGATATCCCTCTTTTTTATTCAGACATCATGCCTCTACTT GTTACTAATGAGGCCAGTGTTGGAGAAGATGCATTTGTGTGGATGGGATCACAATTTCCTTTAGTAGCAGATGTTGCAAATGGAAGGTTTACTTTTGAAACTCTAACAGCACCAACAGGGCTCCGACTACACCATCCGGCATACGATATATTCTTAAAAAATATGGACAA GTGCATACAGCATTTGCAGAATCAGACAAAGCCAAATGGTGTGGAACTGGCCGATGACGAATACATATTACATGTCGAAGGAACAGCAAGCTCCCAGAGAGTCGTTCGCCACGTTGGGACGACAAGTTGGCCTG GTAGGCTAACTCTGACCAACTATGCTCTTTACTTCGAGGCCTCGGGAATAATAAATTACGAAGATGCTATAAAAATGGACCTCTCCAAGGATGTCGAGCAGAGTGTAAAACCAGCTGCCACAGGTCCCTGGGGAGCTCAACTTTTTGACAAGGCCATAATCTATGAATCATCTGATTT ATCAGAGGAGATTGTACTAGAGTTTCCAGAACTCACAAGTTCCACGAGGCGCGAACATTGGCTAGCACTGATAAGGGAAATAATGTTTCTCCACCAGTTTTTATCGAAGTACAATATCAATGGTCCAATCCAAGCATGGGAGATTCATGCAAGGACAATATTGGGAATCATAAGGCTTCATGCAGCCAGAGAAATGCTAAGAATATCACCACCTGTCCCAACGAAGTTCCTAATATTCTCCTTATACCACGAGCTGCCAAAGGGAGATTATGTTCTCGAAGAATTCGCGGATAGCCTCAAGAAGGTCAATAGCGGACACTCATGTAGCGCAAGCTCAATCCTTAGAATTATGAACATGTATAGGTCCATACCTTCTGATGAAATAGTAGAGAAGCCAAGTCAAGAAGTTGAAAGTAGCGCCAGTGCTTTAGAAGATAGTCCTTCCTTGAAGACAGCTATCAAACAATCAAGGGAGGAAGAAAATGAAGTTCTCATCGCGAAAGCTATGACTGAAGAATTAAAGGATGATGGTGTCATCGACAGCGTTATGGTTCTTACA gaACTATTAAAACCACTCAAACATGTAGTCCCATGGGTTCAAGGAATCTTCGCTTGGGAAAGGCCAATAAATACTGTTGCTGTTCTTGTTCTATCTCTCATAATCACTTATAT GTGCCATTAA
- the LOC107613185 gene encoding uncharacterized protein LOC107613185 isoform X3 — protein sequence MATKLEYLSSIAEDVLKRCAQKLEIPVEGLVEEFESGWNPDEGDYCKKLVEFCSSKTLCQKMCQDSIQEKINDGSFSRLTYDMMLAWERPRYYDEDGTESVAKEHEERIARKATQEQEDIPLFYSDIMPLLVTNEASVGEDAFVWMGSQFPLVADVANGRFTFETLTAPTGLRLHHPAYDIFLKNMDKCIQHLQNQTKPNGVELADDEYILHVEGTASSQRVVRHVGTTSWPGRLTLTNYALYFEASGIINYEDAIKMDLSKDVEQSVKPAATGPWGAQLFDKAIIYESSDLSEEIVLEFPELTSSTRREHWLALIREIMFLHQFLSKYNINGPIQAWEIHARTILGIIRLHAAREMLRISPPVPTKFLIFSLYHELPKGDYVLEEFADSLKKVNSGHSCSASSILRIMNMYRSIPSDEIVEKPSQEVESSASALEDSPSLKTAIKQSREEENEVLIAKAMTEELKDDGVIDSVMVLTELLKPLKHVVPWVQGIFAWERPINTVAVLVLSLIITYMEWVGKAIACFLIWVIVKMFCSDSMPSSELMGYISNPLV from the exons ATGGCTACAAAGCTAGAGTATCTGTCTTCCATTGCAGAGGACGTTCTTAAGAGATGTGCACA GAAACTGGAAATTCCAGTAGAGGGATTGGTGGAAGAATTTGAATCAGGATGGAACCCAGATGAGGGAGACTACTGCAAAAAATTAGTGGAATTTTGCAGTAGCAAGACTCTATGTCAAAAAATGTGCCAGGATAGCATACAGGAAAAGATCAACGATGGCTCATTTAGCAGGTTGACCTATGATATGATGCTTGCTTGGGAGAGACCTAGATACTATGATGAAGACGGCACG GAATCTGTAGCAAAGGAGCACGAAGAAAGGATAGCTCGAAAAGCCACTCAAGAACAGGAAGATATCCCTCTTTTTTATTCAGACATCATGCCTCTACTT GTTACTAATGAGGCCAGTGTTGGAGAAGATGCATTTGTGTGGATGGGATCACAATTTCCTTTAGTAGCAGATGTTGCAAATGGAAGGTTTACTTTTGAAACTCTAACAGCACCAACAGGGCTCCGACTACACCATCCGGCATACGATATATTCTTAAAAAATATGGACAA GTGCATACAGCATTTGCAGAATCAGACAAAGCCAAATGGTGTGGAACTGGCCGATGACGAATACATATTACATGTCGAAGGAACAGCAAGCTCCCAGAGAGTCGTTCGCCACGTTGGGACGACAAGTTGGCCTG GTAGGCTAACTCTGACCAACTATGCTCTTTACTTCGAGGCCTCGGGAATAATAAATTACGAAGATGCTATAAAAATGGACCTCTCCAAGGATGTCGAGCAGAGTGTAAAACCAGCTGCCACAGGTCCCTGGGGAGCTCAACTTTTTGACAAGGCCATAATCTATGAATCATCTGATTT ATCAGAGGAGATTGTACTAGAGTTTCCAGAACTCACAAGTTCCACGAGGCGCGAACATTGGCTAGCACTGATAAGGGAAATAATGTTTCTCCACCAGTTTTTATCGAAGTACAATATCAATGGTCCAATCCAAGCATGGGAGATTCATGCAAGGACAATATTGGGAATCATAAGGCTTCATGCAGCCAGAGAAATGCTAAGAATATCACCACCTGTCCCAACGAAGTTCCTAATATTCTCCTTATACCACGAGCTGCCAAAGGGAGATTATGTTCTCGAAGAATTCGCGGATAGCCTCAAGAAGGTCAATAGCGGACACTCATGTAGCGCAAGCTCAATCCTTAGAATTATGAACATGTATAGGTCCATACCTTCTGATGAAATAGTAGAGAAGCCAAGTCAAGAAGTTGAAAGTAGCGCCAGTGCTTTAGAAGATAGTCCTTCCTTGAAGACAGCTATCAAACAATCAAGGGAGGAAGAAAATGAAGTTCTCATCGCGAAAGCTATGACTGAAGAATTAAAGGATGATGGTGTCATCGACAGCGTTATGGTTCTTACA gaACTATTAAAACCACTCAAACATGTAGTCCCATGGGTTCAAGGAATCTTCGCTTGGGAAAGGCCAATAAATACTGTTGCTGTTCTTGTTCTATCTCTCATAATCACTTATAT GGAGTGGGTTGGTAAGGCAATCGCGTGTTTCTTGATATGGGTGATAGTAAAGATGTTTTGTTCGGATTCGATGCCTTCTTCCGAACTCATGGGCTACATATCAAACCCACTGGTCTGA
- the LOC107613185 gene encoding uncharacterized protein LOC107613185 isoform X4, with product MATKLEYLSSIAEDVLKRCAQKLEIPVEGLVEEFESGWNPDEGDYCKKLVEFCSSKTLCQKMCQDSIQEKINDGSFSRLTYDMMLAWERPRYYDEDGTESVAKEHEERIARKATQEQEDIPLFYSDIMPLLVTNEASVGEDAFVWMGSQFPLVADVANGRFTFETLTAPTGLRLHHPAYDIFLKNMDKCIQHLQNQTKPNGVELADDEYILHVEGTASSQRVVRHVGTTSWPGRLTLTNYALYFEASGIINYEDAIKMDLSKDVEQSVKPAATGPWGAQLFDKAIIYESSDLSEEIVLEFPELTSSTRREHWLALIREIMFLHQFLSKYNINGPIQAWEIHARTILGIIRLHAAREMLRISPPVPTKFLIFSLYHELPKGDYVLEEFADSLKKVNSGHSCSASSILRIMNMYRSIPSDEIVEKPSQEVESSASALEDSPSLKTAIKQSREEENEVLIAKAMTEELKDDGVIDSVMVLTELLKPLKHVVPWVQGIFAWERPINTVAVLVLSLIITYMVLRETDPVETGWGL from the exons ATGGCTACAAAGCTAGAGTATCTGTCTTCCATTGCAGAGGACGTTCTTAAGAGATGTGCACA GAAACTGGAAATTCCAGTAGAGGGATTGGTGGAAGAATTTGAATCAGGATGGAACCCAGATGAGGGAGACTACTGCAAAAAATTAGTGGAATTTTGCAGTAGCAAGACTCTATGTCAAAAAATGTGCCAGGATAGCATACAGGAAAAGATCAACGATGGCTCATTTAGCAGGTTGACCTATGATATGATGCTTGCTTGGGAGAGACCTAGATACTATGATGAAGACGGCACG GAATCTGTAGCAAAGGAGCACGAAGAAAGGATAGCTCGAAAAGCCACTCAAGAACAGGAAGATATCCCTCTTTTTTATTCAGACATCATGCCTCTACTT GTTACTAATGAGGCCAGTGTTGGAGAAGATGCATTTGTGTGGATGGGATCACAATTTCCTTTAGTAGCAGATGTTGCAAATGGAAGGTTTACTTTTGAAACTCTAACAGCACCAACAGGGCTCCGACTACACCATCCGGCATACGATATATTCTTAAAAAATATGGACAA GTGCATACAGCATTTGCAGAATCAGACAAAGCCAAATGGTGTGGAACTGGCCGATGACGAATACATATTACATGTCGAAGGAACAGCAAGCTCCCAGAGAGTCGTTCGCCACGTTGGGACGACAAGTTGGCCTG GTAGGCTAACTCTGACCAACTATGCTCTTTACTTCGAGGCCTCGGGAATAATAAATTACGAAGATGCTATAAAAATGGACCTCTCCAAGGATGTCGAGCAGAGTGTAAAACCAGCTGCCACAGGTCCCTGGGGAGCTCAACTTTTTGACAAGGCCATAATCTATGAATCATCTGATTT ATCAGAGGAGATTGTACTAGAGTTTCCAGAACTCACAAGTTCCACGAGGCGCGAACATTGGCTAGCACTGATAAGGGAAATAATGTTTCTCCACCAGTTTTTATCGAAGTACAATATCAATGGTCCAATCCAAGCATGGGAGATTCATGCAAGGACAATATTGGGAATCATAAGGCTTCATGCAGCCAGAGAAATGCTAAGAATATCACCACCTGTCCCAACGAAGTTCCTAATATTCTCCTTATACCACGAGCTGCCAAAGGGAGATTATGTTCTCGAAGAATTCGCGGATAGCCTCAAGAAGGTCAATAGCGGACACTCATGTAGCGCAAGCTCAATCCTTAGAATTATGAACATGTATAGGTCCATACCTTCTGATGAAATAGTAGAGAAGCCAAGTCAAGAAGTTGAAAGTAGCGCCAGTGCTTTAGAAGATAGTCCTTCCTTGAAGACAGCTATCAAACAATCAAGGGAGGAAGAAAATGAAGTTCTCATCGCGAAAGCTATGACTGAAGAATTAAAGGATGATGGTGTCATCGACAGCGTTATGGTTCTTACA gaACTATTAAAACCACTCAAACATGTAGTCCCATGGGTTCAAGGAATCTTCGCTTGGGAAAGGCCAATAAATACTGTTGCTGTTCTTGTTCTATCTCTCATAATCACTTATAT
- the LOC107613185 gene encoding uncharacterized protein LOC107613185 isoform X1 — MATKLEYLSSIAEDVLKRCAQKLEIPVEGLVEEFESGWNPDEGDYCKKLVEFCSSKTLCQKMCQDSIQEKINDGSFSRLTYDMMLAWERPRYYDEDGTESVAKEHEERIARKATQEQEDIPLFYSDIMPLLVTNEASVGEDAFVWMGSQFPLVADVANGRFTFETLTAPTGLRLHHPAYDIFLKNMDKCIQHLQNQTKPNGVELADDEYILHVEGTASSQRVVRHVGTTSWPGRLTLTNYALYFEASGIINYEDAIKMDLSKDVEQSVKPAATGPWGAQLFDKAIIYESSDLSEEIVLEFPELTSSTRREHWLALIREIMFLHQFLSKYNINGPIQAWEIHARTILGIIRLHAAREMLRISPPVPTKFLIFSLYHELPKGDYVLEEFADSLKKVNSGHSCSASSILRIMNMYRSIPSDEIVEKPSQEVESSASALEDSPSLKTAIKQSREEENEVLIAKAMTEELKDDGVIDSVMVLTELLKPLKHVVPWVQGIFAWERPINTVAVLVLSLIITYIPCREWVGKAIACFLIWVIVKMFCSDSMPSSELMGYISNPLV, encoded by the exons ATGGCTACAAAGCTAGAGTATCTGTCTTCCATTGCAGAGGACGTTCTTAAGAGATGTGCACA GAAACTGGAAATTCCAGTAGAGGGATTGGTGGAAGAATTTGAATCAGGATGGAACCCAGATGAGGGAGACTACTGCAAAAAATTAGTGGAATTTTGCAGTAGCAAGACTCTATGTCAAAAAATGTGCCAGGATAGCATACAGGAAAAGATCAACGATGGCTCATTTAGCAGGTTGACCTATGATATGATGCTTGCTTGGGAGAGACCTAGATACTATGATGAAGACGGCACG GAATCTGTAGCAAAGGAGCACGAAGAAAGGATAGCTCGAAAAGCCACTCAAGAACAGGAAGATATCCCTCTTTTTTATTCAGACATCATGCCTCTACTT GTTACTAATGAGGCCAGTGTTGGAGAAGATGCATTTGTGTGGATGGGATCACAATTTCCTTTAGTAGCAGATGTTGCAAATGGAAGGTTTACTTTTGAAACTCTAACAGCACCAACAGGGCTCCGACTACACCATCCGGCATACGATATATTCTTAAAAAATATGGACAA GTGCATACAGCATTTGCAGAATCAGACAAAGCCAAATGGTGTGGAACTGGCCGATGACGAATACATATTACATGTCGAAGGAACAGCAAGCTCCCAGAGAGTCGTTCGCCACGTTGGGACGACAAGTTGGCCTG GTAGGCTAACTCTGACCAACTATGCTCTTTACTTCGAGGCCTCGGGAATAATAAATTACGAAGATGCTATAAAAATGGACCTCTCCAAGGATGTCGAGCAGAGTGTAAAACCAGCTGCCACAGGTCCCTGGGGAGCTCAACTTTTTGACAAGGCCATAATCTATGAATCATCTGATTT ATCAGAGGAGATTGTACTAGAGTTTCCAGAACTCACAAGTTCCACGAGGCGCGAACATTGGCTAGCACTGATAAGGGAAATAATGTTTCTCCACCAGTTTTTATCGAAGTACAATATCAATGGTCCAATCCAAGCATGGGAGATTCATGCAAGGACAATATTGGGAATCATAAGGCTTCATGCAGCCAGAGAAATGCTAAGAATATCACCACCTGTCCCAACGAAGTTCCTAATATTCTCCTTATACCACGAGCTGCCAAAGGGAGATTATGTTCTCGAAGAATTCGCGGATAGCCTCAAGAAGGTCAATAGCGGACACTCATGTAGCGCAAGCTCAATCCTTAGAATTATGAACATGTATAGGTCCATACCTTCTGATGAAATAGTAGAGAAGCCAAGTCAAGAAGTTGAAAGTAGCGCCAGTGCTTTAGAAGATAGTCCTTCCTTGAAGACAGCTATCAAACAATCAAGGGAGGAAGAAAATGAAGTTCTCATCGCGAAAGCTATGACTGAAGAATTAAAGGATGATGGTGTCATCGACAGCGTTATGGTTCTTACA gaACTATTAAAACCACTCAAACATGTAGTCCCATGGGTTCAAGGAATCTTCGCTTGGGAAAGGCCAATAAATACTGTTGCTGTTCTTGTTCTATCTCTCATAATCACTTATAT ACCTTGCAGGGAGTGGGTTGGTAAGGCAATCGCGTGTTTCTTGATATGGGTGATAGTAAAGATGTTTTGTTCGGATTCGATGCCTTCTTCCGAACTCATGGGCTACATATCAAACCCACTGGTCTGA
- the LOC107613185 gene encoding uncharacterized protein LOC107613185 isoform X6, with protein sequence MCQDSIQEKINDGSFSRLTYDMMLAWERPRYYDEDGTESVAKEHEERIARKATQEQEDIPLFYSDIMPLLVTNEASVGEDAFVWMGSQFPLVADVANGRFTFETLTAPTGLRLHHPAYDIFLKNMDKCIQHLQNQTKPNGVELADDEYILHVEGTASSQRVVRHVGTTSWPGRLTLTNYALYFEASGIINYEDAIKMDLSKDVEQSVKPAATGPWGAQLFDKAIIYESSDLSEEIVLEFPELTSSTRREHWLALIREIMFLHQFLSKYNINGPIQAWEIHARTILGIIRLHAAREMLRISPPVPTKFLIFSLYHELPKGDYVLEEFADSLKKVNSGHSCSASSILRIMNMYRSIPSDEIVEKPSQEVESSASALEDSPSLKTAIKQSREEENEVLIAKAMTEELKDDGVIDSVMVLTELLKPLKHVVPWVQGIFAWERPINTVAVLVLSLIITYIPCREWVGKAIACFLIWVIVKMFCSDSMPSSELMGYISNPLV encoded by the exons ATGTGCCAGGATAGCATACAGGAAAAGATCAACGATGGCTCATTTAGCAGGTTGACCTATGATATGATGCTTGCTTGGGAGAGACCTAGATACTATGATGAAGACGGCACG GAATCTGTAGCAAAGGAGCACGAAGAAAGGATAGCTCGAAAAGCCACTCAAGAACAGGAAGATATCCCTCTTTTTTATTCAGACATCATGCCTCTACTT GTTACTAATGAGGCCAGTGTTGGAGAAGATGCATTTGTGTGGATGGGATCACAATTTCCTTTAGTAGCAGATGTTGCAAATGGAAGGTTTACTTTTGAAACTCTAACAGCACCAACAGGGCTCCGACTACACCATCCGGCATACGATATATTCTTAAAAAATATGGACAA GTGCATACAGCATTTGCAGAATCAGACAAAGCCAAATGGTGTGGAACTGGCCGATGACGAATACATATTACATGTCGAAGGAACAGCAAGCTCCCAGAGAGTCGTTCGCCACGTTGGGACGACAAGTTGGCCTG GTAGGCTAACTCTGACCAACTATGCTCTTTACTTCGAGGCCTCGGGAATAATAAATTACGAAGATGCTATAAAAATGGACCTCTCCAAGGATGTCGAGCAGAGTGTAAAACCAGCTGCCACAGGTCCCTGGGGAGCTCAACTTTTTGACAAGGCCATAATCTATGAATCATCTGATTT ATCAGAGGAGATTGTACTAGAGTTTCCAGAACTCACAAGTTCCACGAGGCGCGAACATTGGCTAGCACTGATAAGGGAAATAATGTTTCTCCACCAGTTTTTATCGAAGTACAATATCAATGGTCCAATCCAAGCATGGGAGATTCATGCAAGGACAATATTGGGAATCATAAGGCTTCATGCAGCCAGAGAAATGCTAAGAATATCACCACCTGTCCCAACGAAGTTCCTAATATTCTCCTTATACCACGAGCTGCCAAAGGGAGATTATGTTCTCGAAGAATTCGCGGATAGCCTCAAGAAGGTCAATAGCGGACACTCATGTAGCGCAAGCTCAATCCTTAGAATTATGAACATGTATAGGTCCATACCTTCTGATGAAATAGTAGAGAAGCCAAGTCAAGAAGTTGAAAGTAGCGCCAGTGCTTTAGAAGATAGTCCTTCCTTGAAGACAGCTATCAAACAATCAAGGGAGGAAGAAAATGAAGTTCTCATCGCGAAAGCTATGACTGAAGAATTAAAGGATGATGGTGTCATCGACAGCGTTATGGTTCTTACA gaACTATTAAAACCACTCAAACATGTAGTCCCATGGGTTCAAGGAATCTTCGCTTGGGAAAGGCCAATAAATACTGTTGCTGTTCTTGTTCTATCTCTCATAATCACTTATAT ACCTTGCAGGGAGTGGGTTGGTAAGGCAATCGCGTGTTTCTTGATATGGGTGATAGTAAAGATGTTTTGTTCGGATTCGATGCCTTCTTCCGAACTCATGGGCTACATATCAAACCCACTGGTCTGA